A genome region from Haloimpatiens massiliensis includes the following:
- a CDS encoding phospholipase D-like domain-containing protein translates to MKSINEIISVKDRNDNYNAYFERILDNNPKFIIASSFSFFLPPSLWNRFNKLQCPKLVIIPYEYEYRDAKKMINKRIINELKKIEYIICSGTTVIINSVNHAKYMITDKDCFVGSNNLTSGGIEDNVENSHFMYNRSGYYQYWKDEILKFVNNETIGFAALEKLKEEQQILNNIIIYELDNWMVNKQEFYNVLNNMHSLKKSLYRVNDCYQHIGAEVRGLIVETCPIIKKIDIIKNKLEEVYWKLDREYEKKKQNDNIFITKRDLNMINPRIEDIKLDLKQLNLYRVELFKKYENTWRRDQSIYEYLQDKEKNENLTNLKNFINRVIR, encoded by the coding sequence ATGAAATCTATAAATGAAATTATAAGTGTTAAAGATAGAAATGATAATTATAATGCATATTTTGAAAGAATATTAGATAATAATCCAAAATTTATCATTGCTAGTAGTTTTTCTTTTTTTCTTCCACCGAGTTTATGGAATAGGTTTAATAAATTGCAATGTCCTAAATTAGTTATAATACCTTATGAGTATGAATATAGAGATGCAAAAAAGATGATTAACAAACGGATAATAAATGAGTTAAAGAAAATTGAGTACATTATATGTTCAGGGACTACAGTTATTATTAATTCAGTTAATCATGCAAAGTATATGATTACAGATAAAGATTGTTTTGTTGGTTCAAATAATCTTACTTCAGGTGGTATTGAAGATAATGTAGAGAACTCTCATTTTATGTACAATAGGAGTGGTTATTATCAATATTGGAAAGATGAAATATTAAAATTTGTGAATAACGAAACTATTGGATTTGCAGCATTGGAAAAACTAAAAGAAGAACAGCAAATTTTAAATAATATAATAATATATGAGTTAGATAATTGGATGGTTAATAAACAAGAATTTTATAATGTATTAAATAATATGCATTCTTTAAAGAAATCACTTTATAGAGTAAATGATTGTTATCAACATATAGGAGCGGAAGTTAGGGGATTAATAGTAGAAACATGTCCAATAATAAAAAAGATTGATATTATTAAAAATAAATTAGAAGAGGTATATTGGAAGTTAGATAGAGAGTATGAAAAGAAAAAACAAAATGATAATATCTTTATAACAAAGAGAGATCTTAATATGATTAATCCTAGAATAGAAGATATAAAATTAGATTTAAAGCAGTTAAATTTATATAGAGTAGAATTATTTAAGAAATATGAAAATACTTGGAGAAGAGATCAAAGTATATATGAGTATCTACAGGATAAGGAAAAGAATGAAAACTTAACGAATTTGAAGAATTTTATTAATAGAGTTATAAGGTAG
- a CDS encoding M48 family metalloprotease codes for MRDIFLLIGIIIFIMMLGITWDKVTSFAMLKRFNRYDLCDEWINEFVEEVKQKLGITNNVLVSINRKAKNPNADVAVYKNDVLIVLHGQWSENNIKFVIGHELAHIKLKHREVTNNMLFITCIFMITILASKVFVYSIDYEIISKFKGVIEAVLLVIIVIIFNVWYTLHRRNFNKANWQREYAADLVATNLVGLDFAIDAIGLLKNDKTTKYKYSHPSNDDRIQYLIKNHKHNKDEKFIY; via the coding sequence ATGAGAGATATTTTTTTATTGATAGGCATTATAATATTTATTATGATGCTTGGAATAACATGGGACAAGGTTACTTCTTTTGCAATGTTAAAAAGATTTAATAGGTATGATCTATGTGATGAATGGATTAATGAATTTGTAGAAGAAGTAAAACAAAAGTTAGGTATTACAAATAATGTGTTAGTTTCAATAAATAGAAAAGCAAAAAATCCAAATGCTGATGTTGCAGTTTATAAAAATGATGTTCTCATTGTACTTCATGGGCAATGGAGTGAGAATAATATTAAGTTTGTTATTGGGCATGAATTAGCACATATTAAATTAAAACATAGAGAGGTTACTAACAATATGCTTTTTATTACTTGTATATTTATGATAACTATACTTGCATCGAAAGTATTTGTATATTCAATTGATTATGAGATTATTAGTAAGTTTAAAGGAGTTATTGAGGCAGTATTACTTGTAATCATTGTTATCATCTTTAATGTATGGTATACATTGCATAGAAGAAATTTTAATAAGGCAAATTGGCAGAGGGAATATGCAGCAGATTTAGTGGCTACTAATCTTGTTGGATTAGATTTTGCTATAGATGCTATAGGATTATTGAAAAATGACAAAACTACAAAGTATAAATATAGTCATCCATCAAATGATGATAGGATACAATATTTAATAAAAAACCATAAACATAATAAAGATGAAAAATTTATTTATTGA
- a CDS encoding TnsD family Tn7-like transposition protein, with the protein MITFFPNPYEDELLYSVFSRYHIKSGNISFTETIKDLFGTSNSTASFELSTNLDKLIENMPVNSKYKVEDFTYNNTLYPYYSAFLSKERAELIYNLMRSSEGTGIYLKTGANIGTLKQKYFKFCSQCLKEDMFKYGEAYWHRVHQIKGVYICTKHNELLQESKFPISYYHKKEYVVPNSEVCLPRAVKKTFSDKELALLLKISKRVEEVLNNRFINRNLEWFIGQYKNKLMQKGLATINGVVNMRAFIEEFKNYYGENILDALDANLSIEEKTNWLKDMVRARGIAKQPIRHILLSNFLDIDINQLFNDKIEYKPFGHAPWPCLNYVCKNYMKPVVTEIDIKHNSKYNSPIGTFRCSCGFTYVRKGPDKSNEDRFKVGFIKEFGEVWERNLKELLSKGFSLKEIEKRTNSYSETLKKYAIKLGFEDYIKERCEVIPTLKEKVEKEIDIYQINEKREEWVKLLGENPRMGITELRFKDINLYEWLRKLDNEWFQENLPKRKKYKVSSKRVNWNSRDEEILSKVKNVTDELLNEEIKPIKITVSLIGRRLGLKSLLSSHLDKMPKTKEYINLVTESSKEFQIRKAKWAIRELEKEGEELKFWKVYKKASLHEEFLKEYKDEILSLMEIRD; encoded by the coding sequence ATGATTACATTTTTTCCAAATCCTTATGAGGATGAATTATTATATAGTGTTTTTAGTAGATATCATATTAAAAGTGGTAATATAAGTTTTACAGAAACAATTAAAGATCTATTTGGTACAAGCAATTCCACAGCCTCATTTGAGTTATCTACTAATTTAGATAAACTTATAGAAAACATGCCTGTAAATAGCAAATATAAAGTAGAAGATTTTACTTATAATAATACTTTATATCCTTATTATTCAGCCTTTTTATCTAAAGAACGTGCAGAATTAATTTATAACTTAATGAGATCAAGCGAAGGAACGGGGATTTATTTAAAAACAGGGGCTAATATAGGAACATTAAAACAGAAGTATTTTAAGTTTTGTTCACAGTGTCTAAAAGAAGATATGTTTAAGTATGGAGAAGCATATTGGCATAGGGTTCATCAAATAAAAGGAGTTTATATATGTACTAAGCATAATGAATTATTGCAAGAAAGTAAATTTCCAATTAGTTATTATCATAAAAAAGAATATGTAGTACCAAATAGTGAAGTATGTTTGCCAAGGGCAGTGAAAAAAACTTTTTCAGATAAGGAACTAGCGTTATTATTAAAAATATCAAAAAGAGTTGAAGAAGTTTTAAATAACAGGTTTATAAATAGAAACTTAGAGTGGTTTATAGGACAATATAAGAATAAATTAATGCAAAAAGGGTTAGCAACCATTAATGGTGTAGTTAATATGAGAGCCTTTATAGAAGAATTTAAAAATTATTATGGGGAAAATATATTGGATGCACTCGATGCTAATTTAAGTATAGAAGAAAAAACAAATTGGTTAAAAGATATGGTTAGAGCAAGAGGAATAGCAAAACAGCCAATAAGACACATTTTATTAAGTAATTTCTTGGATATTGATATAAATCAATTATTCAATGATAAGATTGAATACAAACCTTTTGGACATGCTCCTTGGCCATGTTTGAACTATGTATGTAAGAACTATATGAAGCCTGTAGTTACAGAAATTGATATAAAGCATAATAGCAAATATAATAGTCCAATAGGCACTTTTAGATGTTCTTGCGGTTTTACATATGTAAGAAAAGGGCCAGATAAAAGCAATGAAGATAGATTTAAAGTTGGATTTATAAAAGAGTTTGGTGAGGTATGGGAAAGAAATTTAAAGGAGTTATTATCTAAGGGGTTCAGTTTAAAAGAAATAGAAAAAAGAACAAATTCATATAGTGAAACATTAAAAAAATATGCTATTAAATTAGGCTTTGAGGATTATATAAAAGAAAGATGCGAGGTAATACCTACTTTAAAAGAGAAAGTTGAAAAAGAAATAGATATTTATCAAATAAATGAAAAGAGAGAAGAATGGGTAAAATTACTTGGAGAAAATCCCAGGATGGGTATAACTGAATTAAGGTTTAAGGATATTAATCTTTATGAATGGTTACGAAAGTTAGATAATGAATGGTTTCAAGAAAATTTACCTAAGAGAAAAAAATATAAAGTATCAAGTAAAAGAGTAAATTGGAATTCAAGAGATGAAGAAATATTAAGTAAAGTAAAAAATGTTACTGATGAATTATTAAATGAAGAAATAAAACCTATTAAGATAACGGTTAGTTTAATAGGTAGGAGGTTAGGTTTAAAATCACTATTATCTTCACATTTAGATAAGATGCCAAAAACTAAAGAATACATTAATTTGGTAACAGAAAGCAGCAAAGAGTTTCAGATTAGAAAGGCTAAATGGGCAATAAGAGAATTAGAAAAAGAGGGTGAAGAGTTAAAGTTCTGGAAGGTGTACAAAAAGGCTTCTTTGCATGAGGAATTTTTGAAGGAATATAAGGATGAAATATTATCATTGATGGAAATTAGAGATTAA
- a CDS encoding ATP-binding protein: MSDILIPYGGEAVEAEYKEQMIMDYRGNPLIEALPHILSKEEVIEKLLLYPPYSSKEKLLEPHYRVHVVQRLFQCFQPLGIHIDLESRISRVIRQGYLARNPFKPEFVSSLNEGYDMIQNVNKDLSSNKLFRTTASGFTIIGVSGMGKTTAINRVLSIMPQIIIHCNYKGINFSMYQLIWLKLDCPFDGSIKGLCVEFFSKVDSLLGTNYYMKYGSSKRTVDTLLAAMSQIARSIGLGVLVIDEIQHLSEAKSGGSHRMLNFFVTLVNTIGVPVILIGTTKAISVLQSEFRQARRGSGQGDMIWERMKKDDNWSLLMEGLWDYQWTKKETAFSEEINNALYEESQGIIDIAVKLYAMSQIRAIMSGKEEVTVDLIKSVASENLKLVKPMLNALKSGDVRKIAKYEDICAVDFEEFFTTEKQNSDLNNRIKELQSLKKEKQQNVNTSKKEEAIIKLLELDIEPKTAKIHVDNIMKEHGEKLAVKEIIFKTLQKISKDNSSNKRKIKATNKENNYDVRVIVEKGLNKNISAYEALNQSGYIKNLELDFIVDGVE; this comes from the coding sequence ATGAGTGATATATTAATTCCATATGGTGGAGAGGCGGTTGAAGCAGAATATAAGGAACAAATGATAATGGACTATAGGGGAAACCCTTTGATTGAAGCACTACCTCATATATTAAGTAAAGAAGAGGTTATAGAAAAATTATTACTTTATCCACCGTATAGTTCAAAAGAAAAACTGCTAGAACCTCATTATAGAGTTCACGTAGTGCAGCGATTATTTCAATGTTTTCAGCCACTAGGTATACATATAGATCTAGAGAGTAGGATTTCTAGAGTTATACGTCAAGGTTATTTAGCAAGAAACCCGTTTAAGCCAGAGTTTGTTAGTAGTTTAAATGAAGGGTATGACATGATACAAAATGTTAATAAGGATTTATCTAGTAATAAATTGTTTAGGACTACAGCATCTGGTTTTACCATAATAGGAGTATCTGGAATGGGTAAAACTACTGCTATTAACAGAGTATTATCAATAATGCCACAAATAATAATTCATTGCAATTATAAAGGGATTAATTTTAGTATGTATCAACTTATTTGGTTAAAATTGGATTGTCCTTTTGATGGCTCAATAAAAGGTCTTTGTGTAGAATTCTTCAGTAAGGTAGATAGTTTGTTAGGTACAAATTATTATATGAAATATGGTTCTTCAAAGAGGACAGTAGATACATTATTGGCTGCTATGTCTCAAATTGCTAGAAGTATTGGGCTTGGCGTATTAGTCATAGATGAAATTCAACATTTAAGTGAGGCCAAGAGTGGAGGATCTCATAGAATGCTAAATTTCTTTGTTACGCTTGTGAATACTATAGGAGTGCCAGTTATTTTGATTGGTACAACTAAAGCAATTTCAGTGTTACAGTCAGAATTTCGTCAGGCCAGAAGAGGAAGTGGACAAGGGGACATGATCTGGGAAAGAATGAAAAAGGATGATAATTGGAGTTTATTGATGGAAGGACTATGGGATTATCAATGGACTAAAAAAGAGACTGCTTTTAGTGAGGAAATTAATAATGCTTTATATGAAGAGAGTCAGGGAATTATAGATATAGCAGTTAAGTTATATGCTATGTCACAAATTCGGGCAATTATGTCTGGTAAGGAGGAAGTTACAGTAGACCTTATAAAGTCGGTTGCAAGTGAAAATCTGAAATTGGTGAAACCAATGTTAAATGCACTGAAATCTGGAGATGTTAGAAAAATAGCGAAATATGAAGATATTTGTGCTGTAGATTTTGAAGAGTTTTTTACTACTGAAAAACAAAACTCAGACTTAAATAATAGGATTAAGGAATTACAGAGTTTAAAAAAAGAAAAGCAACAGAATGTAAATACATCTAAAAAGGAAGAGGCCATAATTAAACTTTTAGAATTAGATATTGAGCCTAAAACTGCTAAAATACATGTTGATAATATTATGAAAGAACATGGTGAAAAATTAGCAGTTAAAGAAATAATATTTAAAACACTACAAAAAATCTCTAAGGATAACTCTTCAAATAAAAGAAAAATCAAAGCCACTAATAAAGAAAATAATTATGATGTGAGAGTTATAGTTGAGAAAGGTTTAAATAAGAATATTTCAGCATATGAAGCATTAAATCAAAGCGGATATATTAAAAATCTAGAGTTAGATTTTATTGTAGATGGAGTGGAATAA
- a CDS encoding transposase family protein has product MIEGMVVLEDKDAYIRIEGEENFSKIDREKRDAAWEVIRDIVGLEPQIFFSKERKVLIEKVASKYMISEKTVLNYLKRYWKRGKTKNALLPDFYLCGGRGKEKAVNATKRGRPRKNVEYVGAGINIDEDIKKIFRVSINKFYNTSTQNSLMLTYQLMLKEYFSENYKIENGVKIPIIKSAGEIPTFTQFKYWFEKERDIKKEIIERMSSKKYEQKHRPILGNSTMEAIGPGSIYQIDATVGDVYLVSRFNRNWIIGRPVIYAVIDVFSRMVVGIYVGLEGPSMLGAMSALANTACKKVEFCKEYGIHINESDWPVHHLPETILADRGELEGKGIENLINGLQVKVSNTPPYRADWKGIVEQHFRVTNLRVKPFAPGAVNFEHMERGDKDYRLNAKLDIYQFTQIIIKCVLYHNNHHYLKNYIKDEMMISDDIKCIPINLWNWGISNRAGKLRYIHEDIVKLHLMPSDSALVTAKGIKFKNLYYGSKSSLKERWFEKARNKGTWKINICYDPRNLNYIYIKNLYGEEFEKCYLLEYQNSHKDKSLEEIEYLIEKEKIDAESSSHVELQSKIDFISEIENIVKEAERNSDEELDTTYSDRKRIKGIKENRKIEKMINRESEAFELGINKTDRVVSIEGNKEIELKEKEEINDIDLLRKKLREGMKKRYE; this is encoded by the coding sequence ATGATTGAAGGGATGGTGGTACTTGAGGATAAAGATGCTTACATTAGGATAGAGGGAGAAGAAAATTTTTCTAAAATAGATAGAGAAAAACGAGATGCTGCATGGGAGGTTATAAGGGATATTGTAGGTTTAGAACCACAAATATTCTTCTCAAAGGAAAGAAAAGTATTAATAGAAAAAGTAGCATCAAAGTATATGATAAGTGAAAAAACAGTATTGAATTATTTAAAAAGGTATTGGAAAAGAGGAAAAACAAAAAATGCATTATTACCAGATTTCTATTTGTGTGGAGGTAGAGGGAAAGAAAAGGCGGTGAACGCTACTAAGAGAGGGAGACCAAGAAAAAATGTAGAGTATGTTGGGGCAGGTATAAATATTGATGAAGATATAAAGAAAATATTTAGAGTTTCTATAAATAAATTTTATAATACAAGCACTCAAAACTCTTTAATGCTTACATATCAATTAATGCTAAAAGAATATTTTAGTGAGAATTATAAAATTGAAAATGGAGTTAAGATACCAATAATAAAATCTGCTGGTGAAATTCCAACTTTTACACAATTTAAATATTGGTTTGAAAAAGAAAGGGATATAAAAAAAGAAATTATAGAAAGAATGAGTTCTAAAAAATATGAACAAAAACATAGACCTATTCTTGGAAACTCAACAATGGAGGCAATTGGGCCAGGTTCGATATATCAAATTGATGCAACTGTTGGCGATGTATATTTAGTTTCAAGGTTTAATAGAAATTGGATAATAGGTAGACCAGTTATATATGCAGTTATAGATGTTTTCTCTAGAATGGTTGTAGGAATTTATGTTGGATTAGAAGGGCCATCAATGCTTGGGGCAATGTCGGCACTTGCTAATACTGCATGTAAAAAAGTTGAGTTTTGTAAAGAATACGGAATTCATATTAATGAAAGTGATTGGCCAGTACATCATTTACCAGAAACTATTCTTGCTGATAGGGGAGAACTTGAGGGAAAAGGAATTGAAAACTTAATAAATGGATTACAGGTTAAAGTTTCCAATACACCTCCGTATCGAGCAGATTGGAAAGGTATAGTAGAACAGCATTTTAGAGTGACAAATCTTAGAGTTAAACCATTTGCTCCAGGTGCAGTTAATTTTGAACATATGGAGAGAGGGGATAAGGATTATAGGTTAAATGCTAAGTTAGACATTTATCAGTTCACTCAAATAATTATAAAATGTGTACTTTATCATAATAATCATCATTACTTAAAAAATTACATTAAAGATGAAATGATGATATCAGATGATATTAAGTGTATACCAATTAATTTATGGAACTGGGGCATAAGTAACAGAGCAGGTAAACTCAGATATATCCATGAGGATATAGTTAAATTGCATTTGATGCCTTCAGATAGTGCGTTAGTAACTGCAAAAGGTATTAAATTTAAAAATTTATATTATGGTTCTAAATCATCATTAAAAGAGAGATGGTTTGAGAAGGCAAGAAATAAAGGGACTTGGAAGATTAATATTTGTTATGATCCACGTAATTTAAATTATATATATATTAAAAATTTATATGGAGAAGAATTTGAAAAGTGTTATTTACTTGAATATCAAAATAGTCATAAGGATAAAAGCCTTGAGGAGATTGAATATTTAATAGAAAAAGAAAAAATAGATGCTGAGAGTTCGTCACATGTTGAACTTCAGTCCAAGATTGATTTTATAAGTGAAATTGAAAATATAGTTAAAGAAGCAGAGAGGAATTCGGATGAAGAATTAGATACTACTTATAGCGATAGAAAAAGAATAAAAGGTATAAAGGAAAATAGAAAAATAGAAAAAATGATTAATAGAGAAAGTGAAGCCTTTGAATTAGGAATTAATAAGACAGATAGAGTAGTGTCAATAGAAGGAAATAAGGAAATTGAATTGAAAGAAAAGGAAGAGATTAATGATATAGATTTATTGAGAAAAAAATTAAGAGAGGGGATGAAAAAAAGATATGAGTGA
- a CDS encoding TnsA endonuclease C-terminal domain-containing protein, producing the protein MAKYNLTFDEAKKERLIKEGRGKGEGANYKPWLTIQDFPSLGRATRVFGVKTQRMHHFFTDLEIRYFYLLEWNDSVIDIREQYPLLDIDKVLDNKTDLNFDIFKNKKTDTQYVLSTTFLITTKGEGNKRNYYARSIKTSSELSKKVTLERFEIERRYWESKGIDWGIVTDKEISVVKAKNIEWIYPSLNSYKDMGLTQDDILYMSNNFIDGLQDNKVTIRDFAMVFDKNYNLEAGTGLFIFKYLIALKIIEVDMDKPININETLDIVRVIKF; encoded by the coding sequence ATGGCAAAATATAATTTAACGTTTGATGAAGCAAAGAAAGAGCGGCTTATCAAAGAAGGTAGAGGAAAAGGAGAAGGAGCGAATTATAAGCCGTGGCTTACAATTCAGGATTTTCCGTCATTAGGCAGAGCCACTAGAGTATTTGGAGTTAAAACACAGAGGATGCATCATTTTTTTACCGACTTAGAAATACGATATTTTTACTTATTAGAGTGGAATGATAGTGTAATAGATATAAGAGAGCAATATCCACTTTTAGATATAGATAAGGTTTTAGACAATAAAACAGATTTAAATTTTGATATATTTAAAAATAAAAAAACAGATACTCAATATGTTTTATCAACAACATTTCTAATAACTACAAAAGGTGAGGGGAATAAAAGAAATTACTATGCGAGAAGTATTAAAACATCAAGTGAACTTTCTAAAAAAGTTACACTTGAGAGGTTTGAGATAGAGCGAAGATATTGGGAGAGCAAGGGAATAGATTGGGGGATTGTAACTGATAAAGAAATATCAGTTGTTAAGGCTAAAAATATTGAATGGATATATCCTTCTTTAAATTCTTATAAAGATATGGGATTGACACAAGACGATATTTTGTATATGAGCAACAATTTTATTGATGGATTACAGGATAATAAGGTTACGATAAGAGATTTTGCAATGGTATTTGATAAAAACTATAATCTTGAGGCTGGTACAGGATTATTCATTTTTAAATATTTAATTGCGTTAAAGATTATAGAAGTAGATATGGATAAGCCAATAAATATTAATGAAACCTTAGATATTGTAAGAGTAATAAAGTTTTAA
- a CDS encoding DNA sulfur modification protein DndB yields the protein MNKTKKYDFTKEERTTIKKDVNGYRLPVQIYRQGKRCVYRAVMSFGDVKRHLTHTKPKPDNHELLLADIESITNRYLMPKKAKDIMKYIQENEEDFILPSLTVMAKEEFEFIPIYPSINEIKKVFGQEFDVKSLRYKIFDVIELFNGVLFGEIIIPFNTTVHEDEKILFETGDGNHRTYAIHELYKILGEDNPGFYIGVDFYVEKNKDKIRDIFVDLNNQTPIDRSIYTLLKGRDPLSLATKDLVGLTKKTYMVSQLYHQDLHYIGFSPLDNIGPNSKATISFNMLKNMISYIALGVGDADKPFADKFAINKTGYSRLLRQTSAYLKTIFEYVGPFKEIKGELNKIPKLRNEYISLTGAGLYVIAKIGYIAREQNLDMRKVALALSELDWKRQTDEGTLNSLFIGGVLNENGQISNNRNSINATTEKLIKYLNIPVSNNKVEKE from the coding sequence ATGAATAAAACAAAAAAATATGATTTCACAAAAGAAGAGAGAACTACTATTAAAAAGGATGTCAATGGATATAGATTGCCTGTTCAAATTTACAGACAAGGCAAAAGATGTGTATATCGTGCTGTAATGAGTTTTGGAGATGTAAAACGTCATTTAACGCACACAAAACCTAAACCTGATAATCATGAATTATTATTAGCAGATATTGAGAGTATCACTAACAGATATCTTATGCCTAAAAAAGCAAAAGATATTATGAAATATATACAGGAAAATGAAGAAGATTTTATTTTGCCTTCATTAACTGTAATGGCAAAAGAAGAATTTGAGTTTATACCAATATATCCCTCAATAAATGAGATAAAAAAAGTTTTTGGACAAGAATTTGATGTTAAGTCTTTAAGATATAAGATATTTGATGTAATTGAACTATTTAATGGAGTTTTATTTGGAGAAATTATTATTCCTTTTAATACAACAGTTCATGAAGATGAAAAAATATTGTTTGAAACTGGCGATGGAAATCATAGAACTTATGCTATTCATGAATTATATAAAATATTAGGTGAAGATAATCCAGGGTTTTATATAGGGGTTGATTTTTATGTTGAAAAAAATAAAGATAAAATTAGAGATATTTTTGTTGATTTAAATAATCAAACGCCAATAGATAGATCTATATATACTTTATTAAAAGGGAGAGATCCATTATCTTTAGCAACGAAAGATTTAGTAGGTTTAACTAAAAAAACATATATGGTTAGTCAGTTATATCATCAAGATTTACATTATATTGGATTTTCACCGTTAGATAACATAGGCCCAAATTCTAAGGCTACGATTTCTTTTAATATGTTAAAAAACATGATATCATACATTGCATTAGGGGTTGGAGATGCAGATAAACCATTTGCAGATAAGTTTGCAATTAATAAAACAGGATATTCTAGATTATTAAGACAAACATCGGCATATTTAAAAACAATTTTTGAATATGTTGGGCCATTTAAGGAGATTAAAGGCGAGTTGAATAAAATACCTAAATTAAGGAATGAATATATTTCTTTAACTGGTGCTGGTTTATATGTTATTGCTAAGATTGGATATATTGCTAGGGAGCAAAATCTTGATATGAGAAAAGTGGCTTTAGCCTTATCGGAATTAGATTGGAAAAGACAAACGGATGAAGGTACATTGAATTCTCTATTTATTGGGGGAGTTTTGAATGAAAATGGACAAATATCTAATAATAGAAATTCAATTAATGCAACAACTGAAAAATTAATTAAATATTTAAATATTCCAGTATCTAATAATAAAGTAGAGAAGGAATAA
- a CDS encoding recombinase family protein yields the protein MSQRSYAYIRVSSKEQNIDRQLEAIKDLNIDERDIYIDRQSGKDFDRPEYQALKRSIRSGDTLFIKSLDRFGRNKAMILSEWQWLMDNKINVVVLDMPLLDTRKYSDLGGVGELVTNLVLQILSWLAEEERKNIKKRQREGIDVALSKGVKFGRPKQNITAKFEKAYKLWKEGSITAAQAMEMCEMKRNTFYRRVNEFEVYIE from the coding sequence ATGAGTCAAAGATCTTATGCATATATAAGAGTTTCAAGTAAAGAACAAAATATAGATCGTCAGTTAGAGGCAATAAAGGATTTAAATATTGATGAAAGAGATATTTATATAGATAGGCAATCAGGAAAAGATTTTGATAGACCAGAATATCAAGCATTAAAAAGAAGCATTAGATCAGGAGATACACTATTCATAAAGTCGTTAGATAGGTTTGGAAGAAATAAAGCCATGATTTTAAGTGAATGGCAATGGCTAATGGATAATAAAATAAATGTTGTAGTTTTGGATATGCCTTTGTTAGATACTAGGAAATATAGTGATTTAGGTGGAGTTGGTGAGTTAGTAACAAATCTTGTTTTACAAATACTTTCATGGTTAGCGGAAGAAGAAAGAAAAAATATTAAGAAGCGGCAGAGAGAAGGTATTGATGTAGCCTTATCAAAAGGCGTTAAGTTTGGTAGGCCTAAGCAAAATATCACTGCAAAATTTGAAAAGGCATATAAATTGTGGAAGGAAGGTAGCATAACAGCAGCACAAGCAATGGAGATGTGTGAGATGAAAAGAAATACTTTTTATAGAAGGGTTAATGAATTTGAGGTATATATAGAATAA
- a CDS encoding L-2-amino-thiazoline-4-carboxylic acid hydrolase, whose protein sequence is MKQFLLNEFGDSLGNKIYNMQQRKLQTILGLTVGKSNSQLRTLEKTILPRIALYKVLEMELGEQKKAYSLVEKYMFTIVGQKINKQYSAFEFIPGFFYIFRKIMISTINKSDNWITEVVKNDNTSVKYNITKCLWYDACKENDCPELCKIFCDTDHIIYSSMKKIKFIRTGTLGTGNKCCDFCFLNKRKIIEK, encoded by the coding sequence ATGAAGCAATTTTTATTAAATGAATTTGGTGATAGTTTAGGTAATAAGATTTATAATATGCAACAGAGAAAATTACAAACAATACTTGGATTAACCGTAGGAAAAAGTAATAGTCAGTTGAGAACACTTGAAAAAACAATTCTTCCAAGGATTGCATTGTATAAGGTATTAGAAATGGAATTAGGTGAACAGAAAAAAGCATATAGTTTGGTTGAAAAGTATATGTTTACTATTGTAGGTCAGAAAATTAATAAGCAATATTCAGCATTTGAGTTTATTCCTGGATTTTTTTATATATTTAGAAAAATAATGATTTCCACAATTAATAAGAGTGATAATTGGATAACTGAAGTGGTGAAAAATGACAATACATCAGTGAAATATAACATAACAAAATGTCTCTGGTATGATGCATGTAAGGAAAATGATTGTCCTGAACTTTGCAAAATTTTCTGCGATACAGATCATATAATTTATAGTTCAATGAAAAAAATAAAATTCATTCGTACAGGAACTTTGGGCACAGGGAATAAATGCTGTGATTTTTGCTTTTTAAATAAGAGGAAAATAATCGAAAAGTAA